The DNA sequence TCGTGGACATCCAGGGACTCAATCCCAACGGCCGCAGTGTCGTTTCTGATCTGATCCACTCCGATCGCAAGGTGAATTCCTCGTTAGCCCGCTTTCTGGATGCCTCAATTGCCAAGGAAGTCATTGAAAAAAACAGTGATCTCACCCTCATCGTCGTGGAGGGGACCTTCAACGAAAATGACTTCAAGGGCGACGATCTGGAACTTGAACTGAAAGAACATCAGCTCCGCTTAAAAGTAAACCAGGGAAACGGAAACGGATTCATCCTTACTCCTGACCCATAACGGAAGGCAGTGAACCAAACGTCCACTGCCTTCCGTTTTCTATTCCGTTAATGAGCTCGGCTGCTGCCGGCCCGGCTGCTATTCCGCTTCGAATTGATCCTTGCCAACGCCGCACAGCGGGCAGACCCAATCTTCCGGAAGATCCTCAAAGGATGTTCCCGGCGCAATGCCGTTGTCCTCATCCCCGACCGCCGGGTCATAAACATACCCGCACACCTGACAGATATACTTCGTCATATTAATTTCCCCCTTGATGCCTTCCGGCTGTACATTTTCTACCGAGTGATCCTCTGCAGGGATCTGAATTTCCTCTTCCACAGCTGCCACCGGGGCAACTTCTTCCGGCACAATTTCCTGCTCGACAATGGCTTCCACCGTTTCTCCAGGCTGTGCCATCATTTTTTCGATTTCCACCGGATCAAATCCTACAAAATAATTCTCTCCGACAAAGATGGCCGGAACACCACGAATTCCCATGGAAACCAGCTTTTTCCGATTCTCCGGTTCTGCTGTGCTTTTCTCTTCGTAGGGAATTCCCTTCGTCTTGAAATAATCCTTTGCCATATCGCAGTAGGGACAGGTTGTTGACGTGTAAATCACAATTTTCTTATCTTCCATATTGTTCCTCCAAAGTTTCTATACTCATCTTATTGAAAATCTAACTTATATTCTGCTTCAGGTCCGGTCTGCAGGAGGACGGATCGTTGAAAGTCCTCCCCTGCGGGGCTCCCGTGAAAGCCGCTGTACCCTATCTCCATTTTACTCTGTCCCAGGGCCCTTTGTAAAAGAAAGAGACGCACCTTTACATAACGTTTAAATCTTATTCATAACAGCCGCTGCAATTTTTCATCGCTGCACCGGGCGGCGGCCAGTCCTGTTTCCTGTCAATGGTTTCTATCATGTAGTTAGTGTAAAGTTACTGTAGGTCGAAAATGAAAGAGAATAAGCCCAAGTGCTAGAATGTTAGTAACAACAACAAACAAACTACACGAAAGGACTTATTCTCATGCCTATCTTAACAGATTTCAACTCAATGTTCACCTCTCTCAGACAAAGTTTTGATTCAAGAATGGCAAGCGGTACTCTCACCATGGATCAGGTGGTCCAGGAGACTCACGAGCTGACGGATCGGATTGCCCGTGAGCAGATCCAGGATTATGTTCAGGTACTCGATGAGCGCCTGAGGAACTCACAGTTACGGAAAAAAGACTACACCATCGAACGGCGCTATCAAACAAAAACCATCGCTACTACAGCCGGACCTGTGGTCTTTGACCGGACGTACTTTCGGGATAAAAAGACTAATCACCATGTGTGTCTGGTGGATCGTCTTCTGGGCCTTGAGCCCCATCAGAGAATCAGCCGGGAACTAGCCTCGTGTCTTCTCTCCAGTGCTAAAGATATTTCTTACCAGGGGACGGTGGAGCGCTATGCAAGCAGCGGAATTACCAGCCGCACTACGGTAATGAATCTGGTCCATCGACTGGGGAACATTGAGTCTTCTGAGGGACCCCTGCCTCAGAAAAAAGTGGCATCTCGGATCTATATTGAGGCCGATGAGGATCATGTAGCTATGCAGGACGGTTCCAATCAGCAGATGCGGCTGATCTACGTCCATGAGGGGCAGCAGAGTGTCGGGAAGAGACGCAAGGCCTTAATGGGTGTACGTCGATTTGCAGGCTTCTACAAGGGCAACTCGGATGAACTGTGGTACGAAGTGTTCGATTACCTGAACTCGGCTTATGAAGTGGATAAGATCGAGGAAATCTCCTTATCAGGGGATGGGGCGTCCTGGATCAAGATGGGTGCCCAGATTCTGCCTCGATGCAAGCTCTATCTGGATAAGTTCCACCTGGAAAAGGCCCTGCGCCAGGCGGCAACGCCGATTGATTCCTACAAAGGGACAAAGGATGAATATTACTGGTACCTCAAAGACGCCATCAGCATGGACTCCCTTGAGGACATCAACACATTCTTCGAATCAGCGGCGGGATTGCCGCTTAAAAAGACCCAGGAAAAGAAGTTAGGCGAGATGAAAACCTATCTTTTGTCCAACTGGGAATCGATCCAGAACGCGGCCAAGTCGGGCTATCAGGGCTGCAGTGCGGAAGGGCATGTCAGTCATGTGCTTTCCTCACGGTTATCTTCACGCCCGATGGGGTGGAGCACAGTAGGTGCTGAGAATATAGCGCGCATGCGAGTTTTCGTCCTCAATGGCGGGGATCTCATGGGCTACTTCGCTGCCAAAGAGAAAGAAAAGAAGAAGGAAGCCCGACTTTTGAGGCTGGAAAAACGGATCGTGAAGAAGAGCCGGGTCTACCCGGTAAAACAAGGTTCAATCAGCTATGCAACGCCTCATTTTGGGTGGTATAAATCATAAAACCCGGGCTACTTGGAATCCGCACGGCAGGCTTATTCAGTTTTTGAACCGAAAGTAAGTTGACACTATCTATCATGTATAATATTGTTATCAATGAACCACAATCGAGGTACCCATGGAAGAAAAAACAACCCGAATCAATAAATTCATCTCAGAATCCGGTTTCACCTCCCGGCGCGAAGCCGATCGCCTGATTGAAGCCGGCCGCGTGGCCATCAACGGCGTCGCGGCGGAGAAAGGATCGAAAGTCCGTGAGGGGGATCTGGTAACAGTGGACGGACAGCCTTTGAAAAAGAAGGAGAAACACGTCTATCTGGCGTTCAACAAACCCCGCGGCCTGGAGACGACGACCGACGAGTCCGTCAAGGACAATGTCATTTCCTACATCAGCTACCCGGAACGAATCTTCCCCATCGGCCGGCTGGACAAAGATTCCCAGGGGCTTCTGCTGTTTACCGATGACGGGGACATTGTCAACCGGATTCTACGCAGCGTCAACAACCACGAAAAAGAATACATCGTCACCGTCAATCAGCTCATTACAACGGATTTCCTCAATGGCATGGCCGGCGGAGTGCCAATTCTGGATACCGTAACCAAGCCCTGCACCGTCGAACAGCTGTCTACCCGCCAGTTTCGCATCATTCTGACCCAGGGCCTCAACCGCCAGATCCGGCGCATGTGCGAGTATTTCGGTTACAAGGTCGTCAGCCTGCGGCGCATCCGGATCATGAACATCAAACTGGGCGATTTGCGGGAGGGAGCCATTCGCCATCTGTCACCACTGGAAATGAAGGAATTGGATAACCTGCTGCAAAATTCCATCAAGCATTTCACGGCGGAAGATACTATGGAATAAACGAATCATGTTGCAACTTGTGAAATAACTAAAAATGAAAACAACTGTTCAGTTATGCACATTTTGCACAGATCTCTGTGGATAAGTCCCTGTTATTTTGTGCAGAAGTAAAATTCCCGTAAATTTATTAGCAGATATTTCATAGATTTCCGCCTTGATTTTAATGGTAATCTGTAGTAAAAAGATGTTCTATTTAGAACTAAAACAAACAAGAAAAACTCTAAATGCATATCTATGCATATTCTGTAGTATAAAAGTCCGGTACCCGTCTCTGAGTTATAGAACACAGGATTGATGCCTTGGACCGAAAAGCCAAAAGGAGAGATCGAATACCATGAGAATCGGAACAGGTTATGACGTACATCGCTTAGTGTCGGATCGCCCCCTGATCATCGGCGGAGTCAACATCCCCTTTGAACTGGGTCTGGCCGGCCACTCCGATGCCGATGTGCTTCTGCACGCCATCGCAGATGCCCTGCTGGGCGCCGCTGCCCTGGGGGATATCGGCAGCCATTTCCCAGATACCGACCCCGCCTATGCCGGAGCAGATTCTCTGGAGCTGCTCCGCCGTGTCGGATTGCTGTTGAAGGAATCCGGCTATCAGGTAGCTAACCTGGACTCCACCGTCCGGGCGCAGCGTCCGAAACTCCGCCCGCACATTGACGCCATGCGCGAAAAGATCGCGCAGGCACTGGCGCTTCCGCTGAACTGCGTCAGCGTGAAAGCTACAACGGAAGAAGGTCTTGGCTTCACCGGTGAGATGAAAGGCATCAGCGCAGAGGCCGTCTGTCTGATTGAGCCCGTCCGCAACTGGTCCGACTGATTCGATGCCGGGACATCCCCGTTGAAGCTGAATGACCACACCCAGTGCCTAGGAGAAGTCCGCCGTCAGAAGCTCCCGGAACACCGGATAAAATCATAAATCCGCAATAAAATATTCACATGCCGTACAAGGGCATGACATAAAATAAAGTCAGTAGCATTGAACTGCCATTAATTTTCAAGGAGGATACAGATGAAACTTAGAAAAGGCCGACTGCTTGTCCTGGCCGCATTGGGTGGAGCAGCCTATCTGATCAACAAGGAAGTACAGAAGAATCCCGAACTGGTCACCGACATGAAAAACCAGTGGGAAAACGTCAAGAGCGAAGTGGGCAAGGTTGTCCAGGACACCAAGGATCAGGCAAATCAGGTTCTTAATGAATTTGAGAAGAATACCGGTGACTATACTGGAGAAGCCTTTGAAGCTGCCGAGGATCTGAAGGATGAAGTCAAGGATGCCGCCTCCGATGTGGTCGAAGAAGTAAAAGATAAGGCGGAAGACATCAAGGAAGAAGCTCAGGATACCCTCAGCGATGTCAAATTCCCCTAACCCGATCTGATCATCAGAATCCGCAAGGATTGATTGATATTCAGAACCATGAAAAAGGATTCAGCCTCTGAAAAACAACAGAGTCTGAATCCTTTTTTTACTTTCGCTTCGCGGAAGGCACCAGAATTTGCATCGATGCGAAAAATTCGTCAGATACGATAATGGGACAAACTGGATGACGCAAAAGAACGGAAGAAACGACGATCCCCCAGGAACCCTCAGGGGCACCGGTTGAATCGGCCTGACTTACTGCAGATACTGCACCGTCAGAAGGATGATCAGCCCCAGGCTGGCTGCACCGGCCAACCCCATCAGGATCTGAAATCGGGGATGTCTGGTTTTGTGCCGGAAGAGATTCATCGCCAGACAGGCGCCCAGGCCTCCGACCGCTCCGGTCAGGAGCAATGTGTTCTCCGGGATGCGACGTCGTCGATTAACAGCCCGGCGCTTGTCCGAGACAAACAGTCCGAAGCTCAGAAGATTAGAGACCGTCAGGGCCCCCAGGATCAGCTGGCGATGTTGTGTGAGGATTTCTAGCATGGTAACTCCTTCCTGGATTCATTTCATGATCCGGTCATGATCCGGTCATGTCGCGGGATGGCGAGAGCCGAGCCCTCATCAGGTGATGAGGGCTCGTTCTGTCGGGTTGTTATTTATCCAGCTTCTCCCGGAGGACTTCAATCGCCTTCTGGAGCTGGGTATCCTTTTCCTTGGTATAGTTCTGTGCGGTCAGATCCTCTGGCATGGCAACCGTTATGTCGGGCTTGATGCCAATCTGATGTATATTGGTTCCTTTCGGAGAGTAGTACGCCGCCACCGTCAGCTTGAGACCTTCCCCATTGGGCAGATCCATAATGGTCTGGACAATGCCTTTGCCATAGGATTTTTCACCGACCAGTGTGGCTGCCTCATAATCTTTCAGTGCCCCGGACACGACTTCCGAAGCCGAGGCGGAGCCCATGTCGATCAGAACGACCAACGGCGTGCCGATGTATTTTCCGCCCACCGACTTGTCTTCCTGACGGTTTTTGTGCTTGTCGATGGTTGAGACTACGACTTTGCCCTTTTCAATGAAATTCGAAGCCATAAGAATCGATTCATTCAGATAACCGCCGGGATTTCCGCGCAGGTCGAGGATGTAGCCCTTGGCTCCCTGCTTCTTCAGCTCACTCAGCGCCTCTGCGAAATCCTTGTCCACATCCTTAGTAAACTGAGAAACCGTGATGAAGCCCATGTCAGAGGCCAGCATCTCATAGCGGACGCTTTTGGTGGTGATCTCCCTTCGGACGATGGGAAAGTCCAGTTCTTCCTCACCCCGGCGAACGGTCAGCGTGACAGGCTGTCCGGCTTCCCCTCTCATGTAGCTTACGGCCGCGTCGAGGTCTTTCCCCGTATATACCTTGCCATCAATCCGGATGATGACATCGCCGGACTGAATGCCGGCCTCTTTGGCCGGACTGCCGTCAATGGGCGCAACGACGACAATTTCATCGTTCTGCACGTTGATCTGAATCCCTACTCCGACAAACTTTCCGGTGCTGTCCGAGTTGAGCCGGCTGTATTCTTCCGCGTTGTAGAACTGACTGTAGGGATCGCCCAGGGAGTTGACCATGCCCTTGATGGCGCCTTCCACCATTTTTGCTTCATCGATGGGGCCGTCATAGATCTGGTAGATCTGGTCCCTGATCATGTCCAGCTTGCGCCAGTCAGCGGGTATCGCCGCGCTGGTATCAGACGGTGCAGTGGAAGAACCGGCGGATGGTGCGGTGACCGGCAGTGTAATGGTTGGCGAAGTTCCGTTCTTTTCGGAGCCGCCGAACAGCCAGCCGGCGGCGAAGCCTAAGCTCAGAACCACCAGACCGATGAGCAGGAGCAGCAATGTATTGCTTTGCTGCCGATCCCCGAAGTTATTCTGGTTTGGAGTTTGATCCAATGGTAACACCTTCTTTGTTCGTATTACACATTCAGATGTTTCCGTATCGACAGGAAGGACCCCAGGGCTCCGATGACCATACCGGCCAGCGCAAACTGCCAGCTGAGCCACTGCAGAATCACTTGCGGATCCGGCAGGGTAACAAACGGCAGGCTGAGCTGTGCCTGCGTGAAGGCATAGCGGTAGCCAAGGAACAGGAGTCCCACGGCAATGGCGGCTCCCAGAATTCCGATCAGGATTCCCTCGATGATGAAAGGCCAGCGGATGAACCAGTTGGTCGCTCCGACAAACTTCATGATCTCAATTTCCCGCCGGCGGCCAAAAACAGCCAGCTTGATCGAGTTGCCAATGAGGAACAGAGAAATCAGAATGAGTATACCAAATATTATAACCCCGACCAGACGAATTGTCTTTGCCCAATCGATTAAAGTATTGATCGTATCGGAATCGTTGGCGACGGACTCAACCCCCGGCTGTCCGGCGGCTGCGCTGACCAGACCCTCGGCCAGCTCCGGCTTTTCCAATCGAACTATGTAGGAACTGGGATAGGGATTGTTGGCATCTGCCGAAAATCCGTCCAGCAGTGTCGAATCCGCATCGAGAGAAGCCTTGGCATTATTGAAGGCAGTCACCTTGTCTTCATAGGTTACCTCTTCGACGCCGGTCTGTGAGTTCAAAATTCCCTCCAGAGCTGTTTTCTGTTCCGCAGTCACCGCGTCCTGAAGAAATACCCGCACGACGGTCTGCTGTTCCACATTGCGCACCAGGTGATTGATCGACAGGGCCACCATCAGAAATACCCCAAAAATCAAAATAGTCGCTGCCACCGTAGCGATGGATGCCAGGGTAACGGACAGGTTTCGCCGCAGGGAGTGAAATGCTTTGCCAAAAGAACCAAAAAAATTATTCATCGACTGAGTACCTTCCTCTCAACTCGTCCCGGACCAGGCTGCCATGATCAAACGCCAGGACGCGCTTCTCCATCGTATCCACGAGTTCCTTGCCGTGGGTAGCCATAATGACTGTGGTGCCCTGTTCATTGATCTGCACCAGCAGTTTCATGATGTCCCAGCTGGTATCCGGATCCAGATTCCCGGTGGGTTCATCCGCAATCAGCATGACCGGCCGGTTGACCAGAGCCCGGGCAATGGACACACGCTGCTGTTCGCCGCCGGAGAGTTCATTGGGAAATGCTTTTTCCCGCCCGGTCAGTCCGACCATGGCCAGGACCTCCGGAACGCGCGATTTAATCAAAGAGGTTTTGGCGCTGGTGACGCGCATGGCAAATGCCACATTTTCATATACGTTCATCGTGGGAATCAACTTAAAATCCTGAAACACCATGCCGATCCGGCGCCGGTAATACGGGATCTGGGCATCCTTTAATGCCGCTATATCCGCTCCGTCCACCAGAACCTTCCCGCTGGTCGCCGTCAGTTCCCGCAGCAGCAGCCGAATAAAGGTTGACTTGCCGGCGCCGGAGGCTCCGATCAGGAAAACAAACTCTCCGTCATGGATTTTCACCGAAAAGTTATTCAGGGCAGTGACGTTTTTGTAATCCTTTGTCACTTTTACGAATTCGATCATTCCTTTTCTCCTTCTTTGCAGGGATTGTACCAGAGGGATCAAACCACGGGAAATTCCAATGGCTCCGATCCTCGGCGTCCGGCTGTTGCCCTGCCGAAAGGGACAAACATCCTTGTCCCACGCGTCTCGTTCTGCCTCACCGGAGGCTGGAACGGCTCTGTCTTTGTACAGGTTTTAATTCTCACACAGTAGTATAAAGATCCCATAAAGAAAAAAGACCGACAGTTTTGTCAGCCTTTGCTCCGATATTCTTACAGGATGGAAATATCCTGATAGCCTTCTCCCAGGACTTCCCTGACTTCGTTGACCGACAGGAATGCTTTGGGATCCACCTCTTTGATGAAGTGTTTCAGATCGATGTAGTTGCGGCGGTTCATGACAACATAGATGACCTCCGTGTCTTCCCGGGTGAATCCGCCGTAGCCTTTCAGCATGGTGCAGCTCCGGTCCAGTTTCTCGATAATGAACTGCCGGATCGCTTCACTCTTCTGGCTGATAATCATAATCTCCTTGGCAGTCCGGGTACCCTCGATGAACCGGTCAATCAGATTCCCGTTGATCAGGACGCTGAGCAGGGAGAAGAGTCCGACTTCCCAGCCGAATACGAGCAGGCCTCCCGCCGTGATGATGAAATCCACCATCAGGAGGGATTTGCCCAGATCAAAGTGGAAAAACTTGGAAATGATCTTGGCGACAATGTCAGTTCCCCCGGTGGATCCGCCGAAATTGAAGACGATCGCCATTCCCACGGAACTTAAGGCCGTGCCGTAGAATGTGTTCAGGAACATATCGTTGGTCAGGTGGATCGATCCCACTAAGCTTTGCAGCACAGCCAGGACGATGTTCATGAAGAAGGAGGCATAAATGGTTTTAGCTCCAAAGACTTTACCCAGAAACAAAAAGCCGATGCCAAAGAAAACAACGTTCAGAACCAGAATATAGATGGCTTTGCTGATCACCGGATAGAGCTTGCCCATGATAATAGCGATTCCCGAAATGCCGCCGGCTGCCAGGTTGGATGGAAAGTAGAAGAAATGCAGTGAAACTGCCACCAGAATGACCCCCAGAGAGATCATCAGGTAGTCGCGCAGATTGTTCTTGGTAAACATGGTAATCCTCCTGTAAATATTAATTCCCCGAAATTATCGCTGAAAAAGCCTCCCGTCAAGGAGGCCTGCGATCTTTTTTTATTTTCTATAAGCGACAGGCGAAATCACCGTATGATTAGCAAAGGATTATTTGCCGCTTTTGTTTCCTTCGGTATTATACCAATCTTTTCCGGCCATTTCAATGAGCAGGATTCGTCAGTGCTCAATTCCCGGGATCAAACAGAGTGAGTCGGTTCGGATTCCCGGTTTACTCGTTGATGTAGTGCCTGGGCACCCGTTTGCCAATGTTGCAGGTAATCTCATAGGAAATGGTTCCCAGATCCCGGCCCATTTCGTCAGCCCAGAAGGAAACAGCCCCGTCCTGACCGATCAGCGTCACCATGTCCCCTTCTTTTGCCTCCGGCGCATCTGTCAGATCCACCATGAACTGATCCATGCAGACCCGGCCGACAATGGGCAGTTCCAGACCCCGGTAGAGAACTTTGCCTTTATTGGACAGCAGGCGGTTGTAGCCGTCGGCATAGCCGACCGGAATCGTGCCGATGACTGAATCACGCTTGGCCTGCCAGGTATTGCCGTAGCCCACGGTGGTTCCTGCCTGAAGCGGCTTGACCATGGCCAGGGCGGCATAGAAGGAAAGGACAGGCCGTATCGGCAGCCGCTCCTTTTGCACTTCATCCGACGGATAATAGCCGTACTGGATAATCCCGGGACGTACCGAGTCAAAATGAGCCTGCGGCAGATCAATGATCGCCGCTGAATTCGCCATATGATAGTGGTTGAACTTCACGCCGGCCTGATCCAGCCAGCCCTTCATTCTCAGATAGCGCTCCAGCTGAAGCTCCGAGAAGGTCTTGTCGGCATCATCAGCCGTTGAAAAGTGGGTAAACAGCTCCTCCGCAATGACCATCGGCAAACGGGTGATTTCCCCGATCTCGCGGCCCGACTCCTCCGTGATGGAAAAACCAATCCGTGACATTCCGGTATCCAGCGCAACGGACAGGCGTACCGGACGATTCTGACGAACTGCCTCCTCAGAAAACGGACGGGCTTGAGCCAGTGAATAGACTGTAATGGTTATATCATGAGCAACAGCTTCCCGGGCCAGTTCACCGGGTGTATAGCCCAGTACCAGAATGGAAGAATCCGGATCATGCTGACGCAGCTCCAGTGCCTCGTTGAGAATGGCGACGGCAAAATCTTTGACACCGCAGGAGCGAATCGCAGCAGCCACCGGAATCATGCCATGACCGTAAGCATCCGCCTTAACAACACTGATTACGCGCTTCCCTTGAGCTGCCGCCTGGATTGCCCGAATGTTCTCCTTCAGGATGCCCAGATCAACCTCCGCCCAGGCTGGGCGGCCACTATAACACATCGTCATTTTTCCCTTCTCCTTCTCGAAAAGATTTGTCAGAGTAATGAATGATTGATGATTTAATTCAATTAATAGGGGCCTGATCTTAGAAGCATATATTAGGACTGTTGATCATTCCATTCGAAGAATATTGCTGATTCAGTTCGAATGGTTATGTGGGGGTTCGATTCGAAATTATTCTATTTATTGCGGGTGATCCTGACCATAACCTGATTGTGAGGGTGTACCTGAGTATGGGGGTGTACCTGATTAGAGGATGCACCTGATTAGAGGCTGTACCTGATGTCGATTCCTCTCTCAGATGTTGTTCTCAGGAGGGCGTCATTTTTCCCGTTGTTGATATTACCCGGCATCAGCGAATCTCTTCGTGCTCTCTTCGTGCTCTCTTCGTGCTCTCTTCGTGATCTCTTTGTGCTCGCTTTGTCCTCTTCCGGGGATTTTTCCGTAGTCTCGTTGGCTCTCGCCGCCGGACGATCCGGAGATTGCCCTGTCTGTGTTATTATGACCGTTTTTGGTCTTCGACCATTTTCTTAAGCTCAAAGGGAATCCTGGTAATGATTTCGGAAGCCATGATGGAGTAGCGCGATTTGGCCAGTTCATCCCCAATGGAACCATGGAGGAAGGTCGCTGCAATCGCTGCTTCCATGGGACCCAGTCCCTGTCCCGCCAGGCCGGCGATCATGCCTGTGAGGCAGTCGCCCATGCCTCCGGTGGCAATGGCCGAAGAACCGGTGGGATTAACAAACAGGCTGACGCCGTCAGAAATGATGGTATTGTGGCCCTTCAGCACCAGGGTCACTTTATGGGTGCGGGCAAATTTCATGGCCACGTCCAGACGATT is a window from the Clostridiaceae bacterium HFYG-1003 genome containing:
- the ftsE gene encoding cell division ATP-binding protein FtsE, with the protein product MIEFVKVTKDYKNVTALNNFSVKIHDGEFVFLIGASGAGKSTFIRLLLRELTATSGKVLVDGADIAALKDAQIPYYRRRIGMVFQDFKLIPTMNVYENVAFAMRVTSAKTSLIKSRVPEVLAMVGLTGREKAFPNELSGGEQQRVSIARALVNRPVMLIADEPTGNLDPDTSWDIMKLLVQINEQGTTVIMATHGKELVDTMEKRVLAFDHGSLVRDELRGRYSVDE
- a CDS encoding rubredoxin: MTKYICQVCGYVYDPAVGDEDNGIAPGTSFEDLPEDWVCPLCGVGKDQFEAE
- a CDS encoding pseudouridine synthase, whose amino-acid sequence is MEEKTTRINKFISESGFTSRREADRLIEAGRVAINGVAAEKGSKVREGDLVTVDGQPLKKKEKHVYLAFNKPRGLETTTDESVKDNVISYISYPERIFPIGRLDKDSQGLLLFTDDGDIVNRILRSVNNHEKEYIVTVNQLITTDFLNGMAGGVPILDTVTKPCTVEQLSTRQFRIILTQGLNRQIRRMCEYFGYKVVSLRRIRIMNIKLGDLREGAIRHLSPLEMKELDNLLQNSIKHFTAEDTME
- the ispF gene encoding 2-C-methyl-D-erythritol 2,4-cyclodiphosphate synthase, whose product is MRIGTGYDVHRLVSDRPLIIGGVNIPFELGLAGHSDADVLLHAIADALLGAAALGDIGSHFPDTDPAYAGADSLELLRRVGLLLKESGYQVANLDSTVRAQRPKLRPHIDAMREKIAQALALPLNCVSVKATTEEGLGFTGEMKGISAEAVCLIEPVRNWSD
- a CDS encoding DUF1294 domain-containing protein; this encodes MLEILTQHRQLILGALTVSNLLSFGLFVSDKRRAVNRRRRIPENTLLLTGAVGGLGACLAMNLFRHKTRHPRFQILMGLAGAASLGLIILLTVQYLQ
- the alr gene encoding alanine racemase; amino-acid sequence: MTMCYSGRPAWAEVDLGILKENIRAIQAAAQGKRVISVVKADAYGHGMIPVAAAIRSCGVKDFAVAILNEALELRQHDPDSSILVLGYTPGELAREAVAHDITITVYSLAQARPFSEEAVRQNRPVRLSVALDTGMSRIGFSITEESGREIGEITRLPMVIAEELFTHFSTADDADKTFSELQLERYLRMKGWLDQAGVKFNHYHMANSAAIIDLPQAHFDSVRPGIIQYGYYPSDEVQKERLPIRPVLSFYAALAMVKPLQAGTTVGYGNTWQAKRDSVIGTIPVGYADGYNRLLSNKGKVLYRGLELPIVGRVCMDQFMVDLTDAPEAKEGDMVTLIGQDGAVSFWADEMGRDLGTISYEITCNIGKRVPRHYINE
- the ftsX gene encoding permease-like cell division protein FtsX, whose protein sequence is MNNFFGSFGKAFHSLRRNLSVTLASIATVAATILIFGVFLMVALSINHLVRNVEQQTVVRVFLQDAVTAEQKTALEGILNSQTGVEEVTYEDKVTAFNNAKASLDADSTLLDGFSADANNPYPSSYIVRLEKPELAEGLVSAAAGQPGVESVANDSDTINTLIDWAKTIRLVGVIIFGILILISLFLIGNSIKLAVFGRRREIEIMKFVGATNWFIRWPFIIEGILIGILGAAIAVGLLFLGYRYAFTQAQLSLPFVTLPDPQVILQWLSWQFALAGMVIGALGSFLSIRKHLNV
- a CDS encoding YitT family protein, with amino-acid sequence MFTKNNLRDYLMISLGVILVAVSLHFFYFPSNLAAGGISGIAIIMGKLYPVISKAIYILVLNVVFFGIGFLFLGKVFGAKTIYASFFMNIVLAVLQSLVGSIHLTNDMFLNTFYGTALSSVGMAIVFNFGGSTGGTDIVAKIISKFFHFDLGKSLLMVDFIITAGGLLVFGWEVGLFSLLSVLINGNLIDRFIEGTRTAKEIMIISQKSEAIRQFIIEKLDRSCTMLKGYGGFTREDTEVIYVVMNRRNYIDLKHFIKEVDPKAFLSVNEVREVLGEGYQDISIL
- a CDS encoding ISLre2 family transposase codes for the protein MPILTDFNSMFTSLRQSFDSRMASGTLTMDQVVQETHELTDRIAREQIQDYVQVLDERLRNSQLRKKDYTIERRYQTKTIATTAGPVVFDRTYFRDKKTNHHVCLVDRLLGLEPHQRISRELASCLLSSAKDISYQGTVERYASSGITSRTTVMNLVHRLGNIESSEGPLPQKKVASRIYIEADEDHVAMQDGSNQQMRLIYVHEGQQSVGKRRKALMGVRRFAGFYKGNSDELWYEVFDYLNSAYEVDKIEEISLSGDGASWIKMGAQILPRCKLYLDKFHLEKALRQAATPIDSYKGTKDEYYWYLKDAISMDSLEDINTFFESAAGLPLKKTQEKKLGEMKTYLLSNWESIQNAAKSGYQGCSAEGHVSHVLSSRLSSRPMGWSTVGAENIARMRVFVLNGGDLMGYFAAKEKEKKKEARLLRLEKRIVKKSRVYPVKQGSISYATPHFGWYKS
- a CDS encoding S41 family peptidase; this encodes MDQTPNQNNFGDRQQSNTLLLLLIGLVVLSLGFAAGWLFGGSEKNGTSPTITLPVTAPSAGSSTAPSDTSAAIPADWRKLDMIRDQIYQIYDGPIDEAKMVEGAIKGMVNSLGDPYSQFYNAEEYSRLNSDSTGKFVGVGIQINVQNDEIVVVAPIDGSPAKEAGIQSGDVIIRIDGKVYTGKDLDAAVSYMRGEAGQPVTLTVRRGEEELDFPIVRREITTKSVRYEMLASDMGFITVSQFTKDVDKDFAEALSELKKQGAKGYILDLRGNPGGYLNESILMASNFIEKGKVVVSTIDKHKNRQEDKSVGGKYIGTPLVVLIDMGSASASEVVSGALKDYEAATLVGEKSYGKGIVQTIMDLPNGEGLKLTVAAYYSPKGTNIHQIGIKPDITVAMPEDLTAQNYTKEKDTQLQKAIEVLREKLDK